The genome window CCCCTGCAGCAGGCGGCAGGTTTACTGCAGGAAAGTGCGGCCGTGATGCAAATCCGCCTTAAGCTAAAGCCGAAAGGATTTGCGTTTTGGCCGGCGGCCCGTTTTACGCTTAAAAAAGCTTCCCGCCTCCTGCCGGAAGGTTTTGGCGGGCTGGTTCTTACCCCGCTAGAGGGCCCCAACAAGCGCACCGGGAAAAAATTATTTTTAAAAGTTCTGTTTCCCGCCCGCCGCCCGCTTGCCGTACGCTGGGCCTTGTGGAAACGGCGCTAGACTTTGCTGACGATAAAAAAACCCGGCCTGAAAGCCGGGTTTTTTGACGGGCGAAAGTTCAGCGGTTTTTGATTTTGGAAAATTTCGGATACAGCACGTCCGTAAATTTATCAAATTCCTTTTCCCCGCCGCGAATTTTTAAATTGACCGACAGCACATACACGTTCTTCGTCAAAATATCGCGCCAGTTGTCGGGGAATTTCACAAAATCCTTAAACGTCGTAATCAGCGGCAAATCCCCGCGGGTTTCTTCAAACGTGCGCAGGTTTTCTTCCGTATAGAACTGATGATCCGGGAAACGCCATTTTTGTTTCAGTTCCAATCCCAAATTTTCCAGCGTTTTTTCAAACGTTTCCGGATGCCCCAGCGCACAAAAACACGCCGCCGGGCCTTGGATGTCTTTCAGTTCCACTTTTTTGGTGTTGCAAATATCAAAATAGTATTCCGGCTTGTGTACGCTTTCCAAAATTTCCACCGTGTCGTTCTGCAGGCGGATTTGGTCGCGGATGTCTTCCAGCTGGCGGTCGGACACTTGGTCACAATGCGTCAGCACGATTAAGGACGCGCGTTTTAAGGCCGAAAGCGGCTCTCGCAAAATGCCGTATGGAAGCAGGTGATAATTGCCAAAGGGGTTTTTGGCGTCTATTAAAATAATGTTGGCGTCGCGGCGCAGACGGTGGTGCTGGAAGCCGTCGTCCAACAAAATAATCTGGCTTTTAAAGCGCCGCAAGGCTTCTTTGGCGGCCTCGGCGCGGTTGGGGCAGATGACGATAGGCACTTTGTATTGGCTCAGCACGCGGCTCATCATAAAAGGCTCATCGCCGGCCAAGCGCCAATCGGCGTCCGGGTTATCAAAAAGCACCACGGGCTCGTTGCTTTTTTGCTGGCGTTTGTACCCGCGCGACACAATCGCTACGCGGATGCCTTCCTGCGCCAAAGTGGTAGCCGCCAGCAGCACCGCCGTCGTTTTGCCGGTGCCGCCCGCCGTAATGTTGCCGATGCACACCACCCGGGAATTTACGCTTTGGGCCGTTTTCCAGCCGTTTTCGTAAGAAGCGCGGTCTAACCACGCGCCCAAGCCGTAAAGTTTAGAGGCAACCAGTAACACCCCGCGCCCCAAAGCGTTTTGCTGTAAATTTTCTTTTAACTCTAATAAATCCATACATTCCTCAAAAATCGGTTTTAGATATTTTAGCATTTCCAAAGCGTTTTCAAAACCAAACGGGTTTCCAGCGAAAACTTGCTATAATGGGTATATATGGAAAAAGCCCGTTTTAAAAAGACTCCGT of Elusimicrobium sp. An273 contains these proteins:
- the lpxK gene encoding tetraacyldisaccharide 4'-kinase, with product MDLLELKENLQQNALGRGVLLVASKLYGLGAWLDRASYENGWKTAQSVNSRVVCIGNITAGGTGKTTAVLLAATTLAQEGIRVAIVSRGYKRQQKSNEPVVLFDNPDADWRLAGDEPFMMSRVLSQYKVPIVICPNRAEAAKEALRRFKSQIILLDDGFQHHRLRRDANIILIDAKNPFGNYHLLPYGILREPLSALKRASLIVLTHCDQVSDRQLEDIRDQIRLQNDTVEILESVHKPEYYFDICNTKKVELKDIQGPAACFCALGHPETFEKTLENLGLELKQKWRFPDHQFYTEENLRTFEETRGDLPLITTFKDFVKFPDNWRDILTKNVYVLSVNLKIRGGEKEFDKFTDVLYPKFSKIKNR